The following are from one region of the Miscanthus floridulus cultivar M001 unplaced genomic scaffold, ASM1932011v1 fs_815_4_5, whole genome shotgun sequence genome:
- the LOC136533226 gene encoding PHD finger protein EHD3-like — MASDGAARGRPPKLPASEGLDPSNVLTYKRRRRGTGANAGHSAVTPGPDPVKNKMSAVVHAISSQQGGRQMLDRHWRSWRDTLEGVLQSAAVNQASGGIQSCIRDALRYYGCQPTEHGNLADCGGAGREDPVGAVHSEENSDALVQLEDGTAASLEANKGMCHKALFDILISEKFAMLCDLLAATFHVNKPDDLIGLQIIDAKMRNGDYAQNPALLDHDIKQIWKKIEHVGQQMAGLASSLSLISQASHQKQASGVSEIDVAEHRIEETSLVGGAHKALRELTPPCDSGHSTIPKQTGTSGSDGICKDCCRKADSEGRIICDKCEAAYHVSCLKLAIDEEAPAKWYCPSCVGLDGPSKNNNNGRSHEGCDVCEWLVVEKPEEPAEDVIQPELAVKTQESSVSSMDEDSEPDLSTTALANLCKHCGTCEDENKKFLVCGHPYCAYKFYHVLCMKESQIASERQKNLACWYCPSCLCRRCFRNKDDEEIVLCDGCDDAYHIYCMTPPLESIPRGNWYCMLCNARRSARGMERYEKSILQKAKRVPDA; from the exons ATGGCCTCCGACGGCGCCGCCAGAGGCCGTCCTCCCAAGCTCCCCGCTTCGGAAGGCCTGGACCCATCCAACGTCCTCACCTACAAGAGACGCCGCCGCGGCACCGGCGCCAACGCCGGCCACAGCGCCGTCACGCCGGGCCCCGACCCCGTCAAG AATAAGATGAGCGCGGTGGTGCACGCCATCAGTTCCCAGCAAGGTGGGCGTCAAATGCTAGACAGGCACTGGAGAAGCTGGAGGGACACGCTGGAGGGCGTCCTACAATCCGCTGCTGTGAACCAGGCCTCCGGAGGGATTCAGAGCTGCATCCGAGATGCGCTCAGATATTATGGTTGCCAGCCCACAGAACAT GGGAACTTAGCTGACTGCGGAGGAGCAGGAAGAGAGGACCCTGTTGGAGCTGTACATTCCGAAGAGAATAGTGATGCCTTGGTTCAGTTAGAAGATGGAACAGCTGCATCTTTGGAAGCCAACAAGGGGATGTGCCATAAAGCTCTCTTTGACATTCTAATCTCCGAGAAGTTTGCCATGCTGTGTGATCTGCTAGCTGCAACATTCCATGTCAATAAGCCTGATGACCTGATTGGTTTGCAAATAATTGATGCCAAGATGAGAAATGGGGATTATGCACAGAACCCTGCGCTGCTTGACCATGATATCAAACAG ATATGGAAGAAGATTGAACATGTTGGCCAACAAATGGCTGGTCTGGCAAGCAGTCTCTCACTGATTTCACAGGCTTCTCATCAAAAGCAG GCTTCTGGCGTTTCAGAAATTGATGTGGCTGAACACAGGATAGAG GAAACAAGTTTGGTTGGTGGCGCCCACAAAGCCCTAAGGGAGTTGACTCCCCCTTGCGATTCTGGCCATTCTACAATACCCAAACAAACTGGGACATCTGGATCGGATGGAATTTGCAAGGATTGTTGCAGAAAGGCAGACAGTGAAGGAAGAATTATCTGTGATAAATGTGAAGCCGCATACCATGTTTCATGTCTCAAGCTTGCCATTGATGAAGAGGCCCCAGCAAAATGGTACTGTCCCAGCTGTGTTGGATTAGACGGACCTTCAAAGAATAACAATAATGGCAGATCACATGAAGGCTGCGATGTATGCGAGTGGCTCGTGGTGGAGAAGCCAGAAGAACCCGCTGAAGATGTTATCCAACCTGAATTGGCCGTCAAAACCCAGGAGAGCTCAGTGTCAAGCATGGATGAAGACAGTGAACCGGACCTCTCAACAACTGCTCTAGCAAACTTGTGCAAGCATTGTGGCACatgtgaagatgagaacaagaagttCTTGGTATGCGGCCATCCTTACTGTGCTTACAAGTTCTATCATGTCCTGTGCATGAAAGAAAGCCAGATTGCAAGTGAGAGGCAGAAGAATCTAGCATGCTGGTACTGCCCGTCTTGCCTGTGCAGACGCTGCTTCAGAAACAAGGATGATGAAGAAATagtgttgtgtgatggctgtgATGATGCTTATCACATTTACTGCATGACTCCGCCGCTTGAAAGTATCCCGAGAGGTAACTGGTACTGCATGTTGTGTAATGCGCGGAGGTCAGCACGTGGGATGGAGAGGTATGAGAAGTCGATCCTGCAGAAAGCCAAGCGTGTTCCTGATGCCTAA